One Sciurus carolinensis chromosome 10, mSciCar1.2, whole genome shotgun sequence genomic window carries:
- the LOC124994206 gene encoding small ubiquitin-related modifier 2-like — MADQKPKEGVKTENSDHINLKVAGQDGSVVQFKIKRHTPLSKLMKAYCERQGLSMRQIRFQFDGQPINETDTPAQLEMEDEDTIDVFQQQTGGVYYKENLLLYFRTLFLQTKNTFLIRKLQFGSTTSRLQQYSFLYPFIFPFPIPLLYIK, encoded by the coding sequence ATGGCTGACCAAAAGCCCAAGGAAGGAGTCAAGACTGAGAACAGTGATCATATTAACTTGAAGGTGGCGGGGCAGGATGGTTCTGTGGTGCAGTTTAAGATTAAGAGGCATACACCACTTAGTAAACTAATGAAAGCCTATTGTGAACGACAGGGCTTGTCAATGAGGCAGATCAGATTCCAATTTGATGGGCAGCCAATTAATGAAACAGACACACCTGCACAGTTGGAAATGGAGGATGAAGATACAATTGATGTGTTCCAGCAGCAGACAGGAGGTGTCTACTACAAAGagaacctgctactttacttcaGAACTCTATTCCTACAGACCAAGAATACATTCTTAATTAGAAAACTGCAATTTGGTTCCACCACATCCAGACTACAACAGTATAGTTTTCTCTAtcctttcattttccccttccccataCCTTTATTGTACATAAAGTAA